The Hydrogenobacter sp. T-2 region TATAAGGAGGTTCTGCCATGAAAAAATCCATGTCTTTGCTACTTGCCCTTAGCTTTTGTGCCTTTGCTTCTGAAATAACCGCCTACTATAGCCCAAGTTGTGGCTGTTGCAGTAAATATTTTTCAAAGCTGGAAAGAGATGGCTTTAAGGTCAAAAGGGTAGAGGTAAGCCCAGAAAGGCTTATGGAAATTAAAAGTCAACTTTCCGTTCCACCACAGCTCAGGTCATGCCACACAATGGTTTACGAAGGTAGGTTCATAGAAGGTCATGTGCCTCCAGAGGGTATAAAAAGGGTCTTAAGGGACAAAAACCTGAGAGGTGTAGCTTCTACTCATGGCAAAGCCAGTGCTATAGGAGATTACGAAAAACAGTATGAAATTGTAAGGAGGTAGAGACATGAAGAAGTTTTTGCTGTCAGCTACTTTGAAGTGAAAAGGCAGATGGAGTAAATACTAAAATGATAGGAGGTCAAGCCATGAAAGTTTTGGTTCTTTTACTTTTCATCTTAAACCTTTCCGCCTTTTCACAGCCTAAGGAACCGCCAAAGGGTGAAAGGTGTGTAGTCTGCGGTATGGATGTCAACATTGACCCAAAACTAACATCGCAGGTAAAGCTCAAGGATGGGTCATACAAGTATGCAGAGTCTCCTAAGCACATAATTAGATACTACTTGGATAACAAAGATAAGGTGGCAGAGCTTTGGGTAAAGGACTATAAAAGTGGCAGATGGATAGAAGGCACAAGAGCCTTTTATGTTCCTATAAAAGAAGGACCTATGGGTTATGACCTTGTGCCTTTTAGAAGCAGGATTGACGCTCAGGAGTTTGCCAAAAGTCCAAGGTCTGCAAAAAACAGAGTTTATCAATTTAGGGAGATAGATAGGACTTTCCTTGAGCATCTTGACACTGGACATGTTCATTAAGGATGTTAAATGAGTAGATTTGTAGAGCTCCTGCTGAAATACAGATTGGCAATTCTAATACTCATCGCCTTTATCTTAGTATACGGCTTTTATGCAATAAGGAAAACTCCCATAGACGCACTTCCTGACCTAACAGATACACAGGTAATCCTTTACTCCGAGTGGATGGGGCAATCTCCGCAGGTCATTGAAAACCAGCTCACTTATCCCCTTAGCTCCGCCATGCTGGGGCTTCCAAGGGTGAAGGCGGTAAGAGGCTACTCGGTGCCTAACTACTCGCTTGTGTATGTGATATTTGAAGATGGCACAGACCTCTATTGGGCTCGCTCAAGGGTTCTTGAAAAGCTGTCCTCCATAAGAAGTCAGCTACCATATCAGGCAAGGGTAGAACTTGGTCCTGATGCCACTGGTCTTGGCTGGATATATCAGTATGTGGTCTACTCGGAAAAAAGAAGTCTCGATGAGCTTTGGAGTTTGCAGAACTTCTACATAAAGTATGCCCTCCTTTCAGTGCCTAATGTGGCGGAGGTAGCCAGTGTAGGCGGTTTTGAAAGAGAATACAGAGTTACCCTAAAGCCTGAGCTTCTCACA contains the following coding sequences:
- a CDS encoding DUF411 domain-containing protein; amino-acid sequence: MKKSMSLLLALSFCAFASEITAYYSPSCGCCSKYFSKLERDGFKVKRVEVSPERLMEIKSQLSVPPQLRSCHTMVYEGRFIEGHVPPEGIKRVLRDKNLRGVASTHGKASAIGDYEKQYEIVRR
- a CDS encoding nitrous oxide reductase accessory protein NosL, translated to MKVLVLLLFILNLSAFSQPKEPPKGERCVVCGMDVNIDPKLTSQVKLKDGSYKYAESPKHIIRYYLDNKDKVAELWVKDYKSGRWIEGTRAFYVPIKEGPMGYDLVPFRSRIDAQEFAKSPRSAKNRVYQFREIDRTFLEHLDTGHVH